The DNA sequence AAAGCGAAGTCAGGAGTCGGAAGGCAGGAGTCAGAATCGGTTCCTCGCCTTCTGACTTCCGGCTCCCGGCTCCTGACCAGCGACCTCTGGATTATACTACAGCCCACCTCATTCCGCAACCCAGTCATGAAGCGCGTCGGGCGACTCGAGCGACGCGGCCCCTCGATCCAACAGACCCCTCAGCAGACTCTCCACCTCGCCGTTCGCGAAATCCCTCTCCGAATAGGCATCCGACCTTCCTATCACCGCAAGCCTCTTGCCCTGATCGAGAGCTTGCGCGGCCTGACGCAGGTTGGAGAGATTGCCCAACCCGAAGGGCGTCTCCGACACCACTATGACATCGGCNNNNNNNNNNNNNNNNNNNNNNNNNNNNNNNNNNNNNNNNNNNNNNNNNNNNNNNNNNNNNNNNNNNNNNNNNNNNNNNNNNNNNNNNNNNNNNNNNNNNCCGAATAGGCATCCGACCTTCCTATCACCGCAAGCCTCTTGCCCTGATCGAGAGCTTGCGCGGCCTGACGCAGGTTGGAGAGATTGCCCAACCCGAAGGGCGTCTCCGACACCACTATGACATCGGCCGATGAGATGAAGTTCCAGTTGGCTCTCTCAGCCGCCTCCGAGATAGGCGAGAACGGCGCGTCCTCGACGTACTCGATGCCGAGCGACTCGGCGGCTTCCTGGTCGGAATCGCCGATATTGATAACCCCGGCGGTAACTCCGCAGCCGGCCTCCAGCAGACGCGTGAACACCGGCAGACCGCTGCCGCCGCCACAGATAACGTGGGCCTTCATTGCCCGGCGATCGTCCGAATCAGCGAGCTTCCCTATCAGCGCCCTGCTCCCGGTAGATAGGACGTAGGGCCGGCCGGAGGTCGGGTGTTTCCGCACCCAGACTGACGTGCCGTAAACCTCGCTCACGTTCTCGACGGTGATAACCTCCGCGGGAATGCCGTCGGCGTACACTCTGCCGTCCTTCAGCATGATTAGGCGGTGGCAGAACTCCGCCGCGAGATTCAGATCGTGCAGGACGACAACCACGGTCTTGCCGTGAGACTCGTTCTCACGCTTGAGCAGGTCGAGGATCTCGACCTGGTAACTCAGATCCAGGTGGGCGGTCGGCTCGTCGAGGAGCAGGACGTCGGTCTGCTGGGCGAGAGCCCGGGCGATCATTGCCCGCTGTCGCTCGCCGCCGCTCAGCTCACCAATCCTGCGGTCGGCATGCTGCAGCAGGTTCGTGCGCGTGAGGGCGTCCGCGGCGAGGTCGAGGTCGGACCGTTTCTCCATCTGGAAGCGCCGAAGATGCGGCGCTCGGCCCATGAGAACGACTTCGAGGACGGTGAACTCGAAGGCCACCTGGCTGTCCTGGGGCACGACGGCGACCCTCCGAGCCAGATCGCGCCCGCGAATCGAGGAGACACTACGACCGTCGAGAGATACCGTGCCGCTCGCGGGCCGA is a window from the Armatimonadota bacterium genome containing:
- a CDS encoding ABC transporter ATP-binding protein, encoding ADVIVVSETPFGLGNLSNLRQAAQALDQGKRLAVIGRSDAYSERDFANGEVESLLRGLLDRGAASLESPDALHDWVAE
- a CDS encoding heme ABC transporter ATP-binding protein; protein product: MSKLFELTGIRAAYDSADVLRDIGLHINVGEFVGIVGPNGSGKSTLLKTMVGALRPASGTVSLDGRSVSSIRGRDLARRVAVVPQDSQVAFEFTVLEVVLMGRAPHLRRFQMEKRSDLDLAADALTRTNLLQHADRRIGELSGGERQRAMIARALAQQTDVLLLDEPTAHLDLSYQVEILDLLKRENESHGKTVVVVLHDLNLAAEFCHRLIMLKDGRVYADGIPAEVITVENVSEVYGTSVWVRKHPTSGRPYVLSTGSRALIGKLADSDDRRAMKAHVICGGGSGLPVFTRLLEAGCGVTAGVINIGDSDQEAAESLGIEYVEDAPFSPISEAAERANWNFISSADVIVVSETPFGLGNLSNLRQAAQALDQGKRLAVIGRSDAYS